From the genome of Papaver somniferum cultivar HN1 chromosome 2, ASM357369v1, whole genome shotgun sequence, one region includes:
- the LOC113352905 gene encoding fasciclin-like arabinogalactan protein 21, whose product MKPPPSSSMASVYMISLILLLIASVTHGVRDLGQQTLTDSSSSTHKRLNNMIETLMATKDFTHWGELLSDLSKTDPYFNFPVSATLFIPDDNPFFTNTTSSISSSTIRYHIIPEKLPFSKLENLHVGSKINTLLPSKSITVTDNSKYNYMINGIQITHPDLIMNQVVVVHGIKSHLDYSAVFEDDLCQSLTEGYPFYFLDRDIISKEQQMVVKALLSARNYTNWVKLLCLTHPSDFQRNLTFLVSTDNPLWDNQMKRYKSQYHLDYIIAYNTIPSYLPFSALLKLDIGSNISTYVSEKPLVVTNTSYSNFTINGVLITHPDLFTNGAIAVHGIESTLTIKDLTFVERANIFVYDNEMGITWVLIIFVMLFMWWRSTIIERARRQAHAHPD is encoded by the coding sequence ATGAaacctccaccatcatcatcaatggCTTCTGTATACATGATATCTTTAATTCTTCTTCTCATTGCTAGTGTAACCCATGGAGTTAGAGATTTAGGTCAACAAACTCTTactgattcttcatcatcaactcaCAAACGCTTAAATAACATGATTGAAACTTTAATGGCTACTAAAGATTTCACCCATTGGGGAGAACTACTCTCTGATCTCTCTAAAACTGATCCTTACTTCAATTTTCCAGTTTCTGCAACCCTATTCATCCCAGATGATAATCCCTTCTTCACTAATACCACTTCTTCCATTTCATCATCAACTATTCGCTATCATATCATCCCAGAAAAACTACCATTCTCTAAACTTGAAAATCTTCATGTCGGTTCAAAAATCAACACCCTCTTGCCTTCAAAATCGATCACTGTTACTGATAATTCAAAATATAATTACATGATTAATGGAATTCAAATAACCCATCCGGATCTGATTATGAACCAAGTTGTTGTGGTGCATGGGATCAAATCACATCTTGATTACTCTGCAGtttttgaagatgatctttgtcAAAGCTTGACAGAAGGGTACCCATTCTACTTTTTAGATCGAGATATAAtttcaaaagaacaacaaatggtGGTGAAAGCATTGCTGTCTGCTAGGAATTACACGAATTGGGTAAAACTTTTGTGCTTAACTCACCCTTCTGATTTTCAACGTAATCTGACTTTTTTGGTGTCTACTGATAATCCATTGTGGGATAACCAAATGAAGAGGTACAAATCCCAGTATCATCTAGATTATATCATTGCTTACAACACTATTCCATCGTATTTGCCATTTTCTGCTCTTCTAAAGTTAGATATTGGTTCAAACATCTCAACTTATGTATCTGAAAAACCACTTGTGGTAACAAATACTTCATACTCAAACTTTACAATTAATGGTGTTCTAATCACCCATCCTGATCTTTTTACGAATGGAGCTATTGCTGTGCATGGGATCGAATCCACTTTGACGATCAAGGACTTAACGTTTGTAGAAAGGGCTAATATCTTTGTTTACGACAATGAGATGGGTATTACATGGGTACTGATAATATTTGTGATGTTATTCATGTGGTGGAGAAGTACGATAATAGAGAGAGCTAGGAGGCAGGCACACGCACACCCTGATTAG